One part of the Pristiophorus japonicus isolate sPriJap1 unplaced genomic scaffold, sPriJap1.hap1 HAP1_SCAFFOLD_75, whole genome shotgun sequence genome encodes these proteins:
- the LOC139256616 gene encoding maestro heat-like repeat-containing protein family member 1 has protein sequence MVTNRIKCSMAMIISLFSDEDDFVPMRLTESLQELGRINHKYVLTYCHKYLTKNKLQPAPRWALLTAMTLAIKDNLGHLHTRLAKKLSNLALMNMIRSEHVDHQEAASCLLVSLGARFPIEIFKHIESGCQPWTQAYFYMVLTLARLCRTNVHCLVPRLKPVLRNMLPTLHGITDGEMKWTLCVSLGLFSESIQMYLSNPEGTGKPKLEKKMFFHEISAAYDLLLNSWLPMKEPKVSRAILETVAQIIQLLPNDKLDEELPSLIPTLLLVYQETFPHVSVTRCLCTVLRTAIERNSEVLVTQMQILLITFHEQICIVMEQPQHTFSEKQLNEILCCFRVLAPAFTSQILEILRMQLAIDNEQIQLGALAVLKYLLDTVPSNMESQQDQILNCVRRSLLTGSNRVKGILAQVIYTMACHNYLEREGGKQLVEFIIQQCALPIEENEESTESEEVFCSVMAAVVTDKDLRRQCEGLLKLMVGTLPIGDVLWSYLLEFVITVKYTEAFTIVCGSSYCVGIKRLMASNTQFVLNYADYPNLPEPRTLLMRLLIVSSSLCHGKGRGVPALGLLYLLAMDIHPASVRVWDKEFPMLCNFLEENSEKPNLQNEWEEKLLGVVSQTLEAIADKVWITQLIAEMTHCIHTYRLYPTERAFLYKCLGRVLRLTQDKDIVSKSLHQMLQSVEHNEDFERDRVAAGIGDCAVTHLDTTLTTLKAFMEFNRLCISSPFHQVDNHIMKVKSTLILCYGQIMSRCPRDLILPRIETDIQHNVLALFNTKMFGLKSKVKDLTLKLSLTNTVTLLAKALQHSEEHPPYTLSRKAELLSCMQELITAEPKEILSTWVRNSAMDACEALIKLQPSLRSETELISICLNRVFSLPDWESSTADQSTNIDMAERQKLHTDTMASVQGLLKQCLLLDLSPDGLHSVFKTMETDIQSTRGHEREKAMESTLQLVTFYLEKLQVSNKVPSHNLVRIIGCVGLQCADPSHVVREAAIKSLYGLLYIQLHLEGFPVGHRDKEVEHLKANKGGLKQFTSQALFQTCTAVGNVLFKCIAHEQLNTLLFTVFKGLTDKHRNISCTASIVTNVLITTRGTTLADVWGTIKVLSRHLRSITEPRLVSTLLIHLSFSVWVRFSTNLLTIPKAGNTFGPALRLNYADACIYSAEVLRAVLSQGKGDDRIMREMGGWDPIVSPRKHHEGVTLLASTLTACAAPHLISIVEQLTPCRVNIGESQRITIAAFFGELLNHSVVWDLLLMDTLLESLFRCLLDESPIVQWLAVQGLGNAAIGASQRIDTYCTKLLSTMLSVIDQKSKPENLIAVEAMLSMCKVLGQLQEDYTNPILGDVALAVQPYLEHQHETMRAAPFNVLGKLIRFGSVEMNPPHMEHIKCTLIRMLLHLNAESIEVTNVCKSVLNSYAPVMESANISKMFQHISSEETTLDYENYLSTISRHIAKHLDNQIPLYIRSCAAFLRNVLPAVRGNALTFLAFLMYNAPPHYYTSQSAAQICEQIIALLSDHEQDVRTKAAKVMRYLYMY, from the exons ATGGTGACAAACAGAATAAAGTGTTCGATGGCCATGATTATCAGTCTGTTTTCTGATGAAGATGACTTTGTTCCAATGAGATTAACTGAGTCACTGCAAGAACTGGGAAGGATCAATCATAAATACGTCCTTACGTACTGCCATAAGTATCTGACCAAAAACAAGTTGCAGCCGGCCCCACGTTGGGCCTTACTAACGGCGATGACGTTGGCAATAAAGGATAACCTTGGACACTTACACACACGGCTGGCTAAAAAACTGAGCAACTTGGCTTTGATGAACATGATCAGATCAGAGCATGTTGACCATCAGGAAGCAGCAAGTTGCCTCCTGGTTAGTCTGGGTGCCAGGTTTCCCATTGAAATTTTCAAGCACATCGAGTCGGGGTGCCAACCATGGACCCAAGCATATTTCTACATGGTGCTGACACTGGCAAGGCTGTGTAGAACAAACGTGCATTGTTTGGTACCTCGGCTCAAGCCTGTCTTGAGAAACATGCTCCCCACACTGCATGGAATAACTGATGGGGAAATGAAGTGGACTCTCTGTGTTTCATTGGGGCTTTTTAGTGAGAGCATTCAAATGTACCTGTCAAACCCAGAGGGGACCGGAAAACCTAAACTTGAGAAGAAGATGTTCTTTCATGAGATTTCTGCGGCTTACGATCTGCTTTTGAATTCCTGGCTGCCCATGAaagagcccaaggtgagcagagcaATACTAGAAACAGTCGCCCAGATAATCCAGCTACTACCCAATGACAAACTGGACGAGGAGCTCCCCAGCTTAATTCCAACCCTTCTCTTGGTGTACCAGGAAACCTTTCCCCATGTTTCTGTCACTCGGTGTCTGTGCACTGTCCTGCGCACTGCCATCGAGAGGAACAGTGAAGTACTCGTGACACAAATGCAGATTCTGCTGATCACTTTCCATGAGCAGATCTGTATTGTGATGGAACAACCGCAACACACCTTTTCTGAGAAGCAGCTAAATGAAATCCTTTGCTGCTTCAGAGTTCTAGCTCCGGCATTTACAAGCCAGATACTCGAGATCCTTCGGATGCAACTGGCAATTGACAATGAGCAAATTCAACTCGGGGCACTGGCCGTGCTGAAGTACCTTCTCgatactgtcccttcaaacatgGAGAGTCAGCAGGATCAGATTCTGAATTGTGTGCGACGATCACTTTTAACTGGGAGTAACAGAGTGAAAGGAATCCTTGCCCAGGTAATATACACCATGGCCTGTCACAATTACTTGGAGCGAGAGGGAGGAAAGCAGCTGGTGGAATTTATCATCCAACAGTGTGCTCTGCCCATCGAGGAGAACGAGGAGAGTACTGAAAGCGAAGAGGTGTTCTGCAGCGTAATGGCGGCCGTGGTTACGGATAAGGATTTAAGGAGACAGTGCGAAGGATTGCTGAAATTGATGGTGGGAACTTTACCGATTGGCGATGTCCTCTGGTCCTACCTACTGGAGTTTGTGATCACAGTGAAGTACACTGAAGCCTTTACAATAGTCTGTGGTTCCTCATATTGCGTTGGAATAAAGAGACTGATGGCCAGCAATACacaatttgttcttaattacgcggACTATCCAAATCTTCCTGAGCCTCGTACACTGCTAATGCGGCTATTGATTGTGTCTTCTTCTCTGTGCCATGGAAAAGGCAGAGGTGTTCCTGCTCTGGGCTTACTATATCTCCTGGCAATGGACATCCACCCAGCATCAGTGAGAGTATGGGACAAGGAATTCCCAATGTTATGTAACTTTCTGGAGGAGAATTCAGAGAAGCCCAATCTCCAGAatgagtgggaagagaaactgttGGGGGTTGTGTCCCAGACTCTGGAGGCAATCGCGGATAAGGTGTGGATCACCCAGCTCATCGCAGAAATGACCCACTGCATTCACACCTATCGCCTGTATCCAACAGAGAGGGCTTTTCTGTACAAGTGTTTAGGGAGAGTGCTCCGACTGACCCAAGACAAAGACATCGTCAGTAAAAGTCTTCATCAGATGCTTCAGAGTGTTGAGCACAATGAAGATTTCGAGAGAGACAGGGTAGCCGCTGGAATTGGTGACTGTGCTGTAACACACTTAGATACCACGCTCACCACACTGAAGGCTTTCATGGAGTTCAATCGTTTGTGCATATCAAGTCCCTTTCACCAGGTTGACAATCACATAATGAAAGTTAAAAGCACGCTCATTTTATGCTATGGGCAGATTATGTCACGTTGTCCTCGGGACCTCATTCTGCCCAGAATCGAGACCGACATTCAGCACAATGTGTTGGCTCTTTTCAACACCAAGATGTTTGGATTGAAATCCAAGGTGAAGGACTTGACACTGAAATTAAGTTTGACAAACACTGTGACACTGTTGGCCAAAGCTCTCCAACACAGCGAAGAACACCCACCCTACACTCTGAGCAGAAAGGCAgaattgctgagctgcatgcaggagcTGATCACTGCCGAACCAAAGGAGATATTGAGCACTTGGGTTCGAAATTCTGCCATGGACGCCTGTGAAGCCCTCATCAAACTGCAGCCTTCACTGAGAAGTGAGACTGAGCTGATTAGCATCTGTTTGAATCGTGTCTTCAGTTTGCCAGATTGGGAGAGCAGCACTGCCGACCAAAGTACAAACATAGACATGGCAGAGAGACAGAAGCTTCACACCGACACAATGGCCTCGGTGCAGGGTCTCCTGAAGCAATGCTTACTTTTGGATCTGTCTCCTGATGGGCTTCATTCTGTATTTAAAACCATGGAGACTGACATCCAATCCACACGGGGCCATGAGCGAGAAAAGGCAATGGAGAGCACTTTACAGCTGGTGACATTTTACCTGGAGAAACTGCAAGTTAGCAATAAGGTGCCATCCCATAACTTGGTGAGGATTATTGGATGTGTGGGGCTTCAATGTGCAGATCCATCGCATGTTGTAAGGGAGGCAGCCATTAAAAGCTTGTATGGATTGCTGTATATCCAGTTACACCTTGAAGGCTTTCCAGTGGGTCATCGAGATAAGGAAGTGGAGCATCTGAAAGCCAACAAAGGCGGATTAAAGCAATTTACCAGTCAGGCCCTCTTTCAAACCTGCACTGCTGTCGGTAACGTTTTATTTAAGTGCATAGCCCATGAGCAGTTGAACACTCTACTCTTCACAGTCTTTAAAGGGCTGACAGACAAGCACCGGAACATTTCCTGCACAGCTTCTATTGTGACAAATGTCCTCATTACAACACGTGGAACCACCCTTGCAGACGTTTGGGGAACAATCAAAGTATTGAGCCGTCACTTGCGTTCAATTACTGAGCCGCGG TTAGTCAGCACCCTTCTGATTCATCTCAGCTTCAGTGTCTGGGTTCGCTTTTCAACCAACCTTCTGACAATTCCAAAGGCTGGGAACACCTTCGGCCCTGCTCTAAGACTGAATTATGCCGACGCTTGCATTTACTCAGCTGAGGTTCTTCGAGCTGTCCTGTCACAGGGAAAGGGAGATGATCGCATCATGAGAGAAATGGGAGGTTGGGATCCCATTGTGAGCCCAAGAAAGCACCATGAGGGGGTTACACTGCTGGCAAGCACATTGACCGCGTGTGCTGCCCCGCATCTGATCAGCATTGTGGAGCAACTCACTCCTTGCCGTGTCAACATAGGAGAGAGTCAGAGGATCACAATAGCTGCCTTCTTTGGGGAGCTTTTAAATCATTCCGTGGTGTGGGACTTGTTGCTGATGGATACCCTTCTGGAAAGTTTGTTTCGATGTTTGCTTGATGAGTCCCCAATTGTCCAATGGCTCGCTGTAcaaggtttgggaaatgctgcaaTTGGAGCTTCTCAACGGATAGACACATACTGCACCAAACTGTTGTCCACAATGTTATCTGTGATTGACCAGAAGTCCAAACCCGAGAATCTCATTGCTGTTGAGGCAATGTTGAGCATGTGCAAAGTTCTGGGTCAGCTCCAGGAGGATTATACAAATCCCATTCTTGGTGATGTGGCACTGGCAGTTCAGCCTTACTTGGAACATCAGCATGAGACAATGAGAGCTGCGCCGTTTAACGTTCTTGGCAAGCTAATAAGATTTGGGAGTGTGGAAATGAACCCTCCACATATGGAGCACATCAAGTGCACCTTGATCCGCATGCTGCtacatctcaacgctgagagcattgaAGTCACCAACGTCTGCAAATCCGTGCTGAATTCCTACGCTCCAGTAATGGAGTCAGCAAACATATCCAAGATGTTCCAACACATTTCCTCGGAGGAGACCACCCTGGATTATGAGAACTATTTAAGCACCATCTCCAGGCACATTGCCAAACACTTGGACAACCAGATCCCCTTGTACATAAGGAGCTGTGCCGCCTTCCTAAGGAATGTGCTTCCTGCGGTCAGAGGGAACGCATTGACATTCCTCGCTTTCCTCATGTACAATGCCCCACCACATTATTACACATCACAGTCTGCAGCTCAGATTTGTGAGCAGATTATTGCCTTGCTGTCAGATCACGAGCAAGATGTCAGAACGAAAGCAGCCAAGGTGATGCGATACCTCTACATGTATTAG